The Metabacillus sediminilitoris genome window below encodes:
- a CDS encoding AbrB/MazE/SpoVT family DNA-binding domain-containing protein has protein sequence MNDITLLFLISSNIISFNTNANCLKMHIFFTLFNYSIQININPEVIELNKLKLTKTGQVYIPNWIRSEINLKPSDIINIFLEDKKIVITNKEGYDYESQCVFSQNGTVHIPREIRRLCHINSEAVFSVTINKEEQKFNLIPDGKG, from the coding sequence TTGAATGATATTACTTTATTGTTTCTCATTAGCAGTAACATCATATCATTCAATACAAATGCTAATTGCTTGAAAATGCATATTTTCTTCACACTTTTTAATTATTCTATTCAAATAAACATTAATCCTGAGGTGATTGAACTGAATAAGCTGAAATTAACCAAAACTGGACAGGTATATATTCCAAATTGGATAAGAAGTGAAATAAATCTTAAACCTAGCGATATAATAAATATTTTTTTAGAGGATAAAAAAATTGTAATAACAAATAAGGAAGGATATGATTACGAAAGTCAATGTGTGTTTAGCCAAAACGGAACTGTTCATATACCAAGAGAGATCAGAAGATTATGTCATATCAACTCAGAAGCTGTATTTAGTGTGACCATAAATAAAGAGGAACAGAAATTTAATTTAATTCCAGATGGTAAAGGTTAG
- a CDS encoding PCYCGC motif-containing (lipo)protein yields MKVKILFISILSTFIISACSGQSKVVENMGEHASHQEHTSYDIQEETKGISEIPHFLKDKPEDMQIIYTAAAKNKELLENIPCYCGCGESANHKNNYDCFVFENKVSGAIVWDDHGTKCGVCLEIAAQSILDYQEGKSIKEIRSEIDEMYKDGYARPTPTPEV; encoded by the coding sequence ATGAAGGTTAAAATCTTGTTCATTAGTATACTATCAACATTTATAATATCTGCTTGTTCTGGACAATCAAAAGTTGTAGAAAATATGGGCGAACATGCCAGTCATCAAGAACATACTAGCTATGATATTCAAGAGGAAACGAAAGGTATAAGCGAAATCCCTCATTTTCTAAAAGATAAACCTGAGGATATGCAAATTATTTACACTGCTGCAGCAAAAAATAAGGAGTTGCTTGAAAACATTCCATGCTACTGTGGTTGTGGAGAATCTGCAAATCATAAAAATAATTATGATTGCTTTGTGTTTGAGAATAAGGTAAGTGGTGCTATCGTGTGGGATGATCATGGAACAAAATGTGGAGTTTGTTTAGAGATCGCTGCTCAATCCATTCTTGATTACCAAGAAGGAAAAAGCATAAAAGAGATTCGCTCGGAGATTGATGAAATGTACAAAGATGGTTATGCAAGACCTACACCAACACCAGAAGTATAA
- a CDS encoding YnfA family protein yields the protein MFTIIALFLLAGITEIGGGYLIWLWLREGKPYYFGIGGGIALALYGVIATFQLFPSFGRVYAAYGGVFIILSVLWGWGIDKKVPDTYDWIGAFICLIGVSIMLWAPRN from the coding sequence GTGTTTACTATCATTGCATTATTTCTTCTAGCTGGAATAACTGAAATTGGCGGAGGTTATCTTATCTGGTTATGGTTACGTGAAGGAAAGCCATACTATTTTGGAATAGGTGGTGGCATAGCTTTAGCTCTATATGGGGTGATCGCTACGTTTCAATTATTCCCTTCTTTCGGCAGAGTGTACGCTGCTTATGGCGGTGTTTTTATTATTTTGTCTGTCCTTTGGGGCTGGGGAATCGATAAAAAAGTGCCCGATACATATGATTGGATAGGTGCCTTTATTTGTTTAATTGGTGTATCCATTATGCTTTGGGCTCCGAGAAATTGA
- a CDS encoding HD domain-containing phosphohydrolase, producing the protein MEKLTKIEELPFQLESYLMLGDAVIITDYKHIIVNVNKEFEKVTGYSGDSIIGEHARFMKSKMTPKSTYTSLKKMLSEGKPWSGVFVNRKKSGEIWHSSITISPIQVGMDVYFVGVFRELEQLKQGIYLSENKRIETQRELLKVLAISCEIRDPGIEEHLFRVQELTEMLITEHVQRHHLKIPKNTVHHIIHSSILHDIGKSGIPEGILYKPGPLTTYERKIIEMHPLMGVDIVNKFSKELHSELIFNQDIVRNIILYHHEKWDGTGYPNQLSGEDIPLEARIVAVVDVYDALTSRRPYKDSWTTEDALSFIYEQKGKHFDPFIVETFLDHFERKAIIS; encoded by the coding sequence ATGGAGAAGTTGACCAAGATTGAAGAGTTGCCATTTCAACTTGAAAGTTATTTAATGCTCGGAGATGCGGTTATTATTACCGATTACAAGCATATTATTGTTAATGTAAACAAGGAATTCGAAAAGGTAACCGGTTATTCAGGGGATTCCATAATTGGCGAACATGCTCGATTTATGAAGTCAAAGATGACACCAAAGTCAACCTACACATCACTAAAAAAGATGTTAAGTGAAGGTAAGCCGTGGTCAGGTGTGTTTGTCAATCGAAAAAAGTCCGGTGAAATCTGGCATTCGTCAATCACGATTTCTCCGATACAGGTTGGAATGGATGTGTACTTTGTTGGTGTTTTTCGTGAATTAGAACAATTAAAGCAAGGTATTTATCTCTCAGAAAATAAACGAATAGAAACACAGAGAGAATTACTTAAGGTTCTAGCTATTTCTTGTGAAATTCGTGACCCGGGCATTGAAGAACATTTATTTCGAGTACAGGAATTAACCGAAATGCTAATTACAGAACATGTTCAAAGACATCATTTAAAGATTCCAAAAAATACCGTACATCATATTATTCATTCAAGTATTCTCCATGATATCGGAAAATCCGGTATCCCTGAAGGAATCTTGTATAAACCAGGTCCATTGACAACATATGAGCGAAAAATAATTGAAATGCACCCTTTGATGGGTGTCGATATCGTTAATAAATTTTCGAAAGAATTACATTCAGAATTAATTTTTAATCAAGATATTGTACGGAATATTATTCTTTATCATCATGAAAAGTGGGATGGAACAGGATACCCGAATCAATTAAGTGGTGAGGATATTCCCTTAGAAGCGAGAATTGTAGCAGTTGTCGATGTTTACGATGCATTGACAAGCCGAAGACCATATAAAGACTCTTGGACGACAGAGGATGCACTATCTTTTATTTACGAACAAAAAGGGAAACATTTTGACCCATTCATTGTTGAAACATTTTTAGATCATTTTGAGCGTAAAGCCATCATTAGTTAA
- a CDS encoding flavin-containing monooxygenase, protein MIYDVIIVGSGQAGLSMGYYLKQTKLTFLILDKGLTIGEAWKNRYDSLTLFTPVSYSSLPGLELDGMPNHYPTKDEMADYLTKYAETFSLPILLNTSISKLEQTATNFLLTTNRGDYTAKQVVIATGPFQHPYIPDFSRLLSDQVLQLHSSNYKNSKQLKQGPALVVGGGNSGSQIAVELSNDRNVYLSVGHKLKFLPQDLGNKSIFWWFDKLGILKVHTNSKFGEFFKEMPDPIFGYELKSLLKNGKITLKLRAKSVVNDHIVFEDNSKIEAANIIWSTGFNGNYGWIHTPSVFDKKGVPIHQRGVTSIRGLFFLGLPWQYRTGSALLQGVGRDAEYLMQQVLLNTK, encoded by the coding sequence ATGATTTATGATGTTATCATTGTTGGTTCAGGCCAGGCAGGACTATCTATGGGTTATTATCTGAAACAAACAAAGTTAACATTTCTTATTTTAGATAAAGGACTTACGATTGGTGAGGCCTGGAAGAACCGTTATGATTCATTAACATTATTTACACCAGTTTCATATAGTTCATTGCCTGGTTTGGAATTAGACGGTATGCCAAATCACTATCCTACCAAAGATGAAATGGCAGATTATTTAACGAAATATGCAGAAACATTCTCACTACCAATCCTCCTAAATACATCTATTTCCAAACTAGAACAAACAGCAACTAACTTTTTGCTAACAACGAATCGCGGGGACTATACGGCTAAGCAAGTAGTTATTGCAACAGGACCTTTTCAACATCCTTATATCCCAGACTTCTCACGTTTACTTTCCGATCAGGTTCTCCAACTGCATTCATCAAATTATAAAAATTCTAAACAATTAAAACAAGGTCCTGCATTGGTTGTAGGAGGAGGAAATTCTGGTTCACAAATTGCTGTTGAGTTATCAAATGATAGAAATGTCTATTTATCAGTTGGGCATAAACTGAAATTCCTGCCTCAAGATTTAGGTAATAAAAGCATATTTTGGTGGTTTGATAAACTTGGAATATTAAAGGTACATACAAACAGTAAATTCGGAGAATTTTTTAAGGAAATGCCTGACCCTATTTTTGGATATGAATTAAAATCTTTACTTAAGAATGGAAAAATCACATTAAAACTAAGGGCAAAATCTGTGGTAAATGATCATATCGTTTTTGAAGACAATAGTAAAATAGAAGCAGCAAACATCATTTGGTCAACTGGCTTTAATGGAAATTATGGCTGGATTCATACACCAAGTGTATTTGATAAAAAGGGAGTTCCTATTCACCAAAGAGGTGTAACATCAATAAGAGGATTATTTTTTTTAGGCCTGCCTTGGCAATACAGAACAGGATCAGCCCTCCTTCAAGGTGTTGGAAGGGATGCTGAGTATTTGATGCAACAAGTATTATTAAATACAAAATAG
- a CDS encoding globin-coupled sensor protein, translated as MFFKKVKQSYDRIQITNGKAAINVSPGSDIEKQIQMIALTKEDLEIIHALQPFVAENIDKIVGGFYRNLENEPSLFKIINDHSSIERLKKTLTKHIAEMFDGVIDGEYFEKRIRIAQIHVRIGLKTKWYMCAFQDLFLSLVEIIEEKLIHKEDYYLAIKAVSKILNLEQQLVLEAYDAESDRLRRQNEEQKILIRENVASASENLAAISEETNATFHQLEAQSYEIVSLANKGTELSILAEERAEDGKEQLGKQNANMQSISSAVNDISKDVQVLLEISKEMQEIVNIVTSVADQTNLLSLNAAIEAARAGEHGRGFSVVADEVRKLSEETKVSVTNVANLILNTNSQVEKLTQSLGKIRDSVTNGSNSMKETDMHFEEILKTMSETKRQNNKIEHELVSFVNVVNEIGKAFEEVALSADSLTTITHEMN; from the coding sequence ATGTTTTTTAAAAAAGTGAAACAATCATATGATAGGATCCAAATTACAAATGGGAAAGCAGCTATTAACGTTTCTCCGGGAAGTGACATTGAGAAGCAAATTCAGATGATAGCACTAACAAAAGAAGATCTGGAGATTATTCATGCTTTACAACCGTTTGTAGCTGAAAATATTGATAAAATTGTTGGAGGGTTTTATCGCAATTTAGAGAATGAACCATCTTTATTTAAGATTATAAATGATCATAGTTCAATTGAAAGATTGAAAAAAACCCTAACTAAACATATAGCAGAAATGTTTGATGGTGTAATAGATGGAGAATATTTTGAAAAGAGAATCCGAATTGCACAAATACACGTGAGAATCGGGTTAAAAACAAAGTGGTATATGTGTGCTTTTCAGGATTTGTTCCTTTCATTAGTTGAAATTATTGAAGAGAAGCTTATACATAAAGAAGACTATTATTTAGCAATTAAGGCTGTATCAAAAATATTAAATCTTGAACAACAATTGGTTCTTGAAGCCTATGACGCTGAATCTGATAGATTAAGAAGACAAAACGAAGAGCAAAAGATCTTGATTAGGGAAAATGTCGCAAGTGCATCAGAAAATCTTGCAGCCATTTCTGAAGAAACGAATGCAACTTTTCACCAATTGGAAGCTCAATCTTATGAAATTGTATCCCTTGCAAATAAAGGAACAGAATTATCTATATTGGCTGAAGAACGTGCTGAAGATGGAAAAGAGCAGTTAGGTAAACAAAATGCTAATATGCAAAGTATTTCTAGTGCGGTAAATGACATATCAAAAGATGTACAGGTATTATTAGAAATCAGTAAAGAAATGCAGGAAATTGTTAACATTGTCACTAGTGTTGCAGACCAGACAAATTTATTGTCATTAAACGCTGCGATCGAAGCCGCTAGAGCCGGCGAACATGGCCGAGGTTTTTCAGTCGTGGCAGATGAAGTTCGAAAGCTTTCTGAAGAGACAAAGGTATCGGTTACGAACGTAGCTAATTTAATTCTTAATACAAATTCTCAAGTCGAAAAGTTAACACAATCGCTCGGGAAAATCAGGGATTCAGTAACGAATGGCAGCAATAGCATGAAAGAAACAGATATGCACTTTGAAGAAATCCTTAAAACGATGAGTGAAACAAAACGTCAAAATAACAAGATTGAACATGAACTCGTTTCTTTTGTTAACGTAGTAAATGAAATCGGAAAGGCATTTGAAGAGGTTGCCTTATCTGCGGATAGTCTTACAACTATAACACATGAAATGAATTAG
- a CDS encoding chromate transporter yields MRQANMHHVFRSLFEILIVSTRLGLTSFGGPIAHLGYFHEEYIRRRKWMDEKSYADLVALCQFLPGPASSQVGIGIGVMRAGVLGGIISFIGFTLPSVLALIIFAYILQGLNVADAGWIHGLKIVAVAVVAHAILGMAQKLTPDLKRKALALFALVSTLLWQTAFTQVGVILIAGLAGFYLYRKNTDRDDSRIEFPISKGTAIFCLTLFFGLLILLPILSEVSSLNWIAMFDSFYRSGSLVFGGGHVVLPLLEREFVPTGWLSEEAFLAGYGATQAVPGPLFTFAAYLGTVMNGWQGGLLATIAIFLPAFLLILGTLPFWDVLRRNPKIRGALMGVNAAVVGILISAFYDPIWTSSILTPIDFALAAVLFSMLVYWKLPPWIIVITGAVGGSLITLI; encoded by the coding sequence ATGAGACAAGCTAATATGCATCATGTATTTCGTTCATTGTTTGAAATTCTTATTGTTTCAACGAGGCTCGGATTAACATCCTTTGGTGGACCAATCGCCCACTTAGGGTACTTTCATGAAGAATATATCCGCAGAAGGAAATGGATGGATGAAAAAAGCTATGCAGATCTAGTTGCACTTTGTCAATTTCTACCTGGACCAGCCAGTAGTCAAGTAGGGATTGGGATTGGCGTTATGCGTGCTGGAGTTTTGGGAGGGATTATTTCCTTTATTGGGTTTACGCTTCCCTCTGTCTTAGCACTAATCATCTTTGCTTACATTCTTCAGGGATTAAATGTAGCAGATGCTGGTTGGATACATGGATTAAAAATCGTTGCAGTTGCTGTTGTCGCACACGCCATCTTAGGAATGGCGCAAAAGCTTACTCCAGATTTAAAAAGGAAGGCACTTGCTTTATTTGCATTAGTAAGTACACTTTTATGGCAAACTGCATTTACACAAGTAGGAGTCATACTTATTGCTGGATTAGCTGGATTTTATTTATATAGAAAAAACACAGATCGTGATGATTCAAGAATCGAATTTCCAATTTCAAAAGGTACTGCCATTTTTTGCTTAACATTATTTTTCGGATTACTTATTCTTCTGCCAATTTTAAGTGAAGTATCTTCTTTAAATTGGATTGCTATGTTTGATAGCTTTTATCGATCGGGTTCATTAGTCTTTGGTGGTGGTCATGTCGTTTTGCCTTTATTAGAACGTGAATTTGTACCAACAGGATGGCTTAGTGAAGAAGCATTCTTGGCTGGTTATGGAGCAACACAAGCTGTTCCAGGTCCACTGTTTACATTTGCTGCCTATCTAGGTACAGTTATGAATGGATGGCAAGGTGGTTTATTAGCGACCATTGCAATTTTCTTACCTGCGTTTCTGCTTATTTTAGGCACATTACCTTTTTGGGATGTATTACGTCGTAATCCTAAAATAAGAGGAGCATTAATGGGCGTAAATGCAGCCGTTGTTGGAATCCTTATTTCTGCTTTTTACGACCCTATCTGGACTAGCAGTATTCTCACTCCAATTGACTTCGCTTTAGCTGCGGTACTATTCAGTATGCTAGTCTATTGGAAGTTACCCCCATGGATTATCGTCATAACTGGAGCGGTTGGCGGATCGTTGATTACATTAATCTAA
- a CDS encoding M20/M25/M40 family metallo-hydrolase, with the protein MRQLLWGNPETLRRLLCELVSWDSRTLTEGERTFTSKLQEKLRMLDYFKKNPEHLSLHKADLGRCFVGALYKHQDAEETIVLISHFDTVQTDEYGDLEPYACQPEELTKILHNRKDDLSQEARADLESGEYLFGRGTMDMKMGLAIHMALIEKASVEEWPINLLLLSVPDEEVNSSGMRAAVKQLVAIRDKYNLKYKLFLNSEPSFSQKPGDNKHYIYTGSMGKIMPAALFYGKETHVGEPLKGITANYIASYLTQLIEWNPLFCESDLGESTPLPVSLQQKDLKMQYSTQTPYSAAALYNIFILKRTAQDIMEIFEQLAQEAAQRCNDAYRAICRREQIEGVGNVRVLRYENLVEHAVEKFGTTFIKQIKREILENPEWDEREKSIRIADKLMIQCQELAPAIILLFAPPYYPAVNSSNDPLIIKSVQLMKEAASKFELELSQIHYFNGICDLSYVQYKDDADGLTIFERNAPVWGDSYTIPFGEMLQLQAPVLNIGPFGKDAHQRTERLHIDSGFIHTPFMLESLIKSMFFSKLENVC; encoded by the coding sequence ATGAGACAATTATTATGGGGAAATCCTGAAACACTTCGTCGCTTGTTATGTGAACTTGTCAGTTGGGATAGTCGAACTCTAACAGAGGGGGAACGAACATTTACTAGTAAGCTTCAAGAAAAGCTAAGAATGCTGGATTATTTCAAAAAAAATCCTGAACACTTATCACTTCATAAAGCAGACCTTGGAAGGTGTTTTGTAGGTGCATTATACAAGCATCAAGATGCAGAAGAGACAATTGTCTTAATAAGTCATTTTGACACGGTTCAAACAGATGAATATGGTGATCTTGAACCATATGCTTGTCAACCAGAGGAGTTAACAAAGATCCTTCATAATCGAAAAGATGATCTTTCCCAAGAAGCTCGAGCTGATTTAGAGTCAGGGGAGTATTTGTTCGGTCGAGGGACAATGGATATGAAAATGGGGCTTGCTATTCATATGGCTCTCATAGAAAAAGCAAGTGTTGAAGAGTGGCCGATCAACCTTCTTTTGTTATCAGTTCCTGATGAAGAAGTGAATTCGTCAGGTATGCGAGCAGCGGTAAAACAACTTGTAGCCATTCGGGATAAATATAATCTTAAATACAAACTGTTTCTAAATAGTGAGCCATCATTTTCACAAAAACCTGGTGATAACAAACATTATATTTATACTGGATCAATGGGAAAGATCATGCCTGCAGCTCTTTTCTATGGAAAAGAAACACATGTTGGTGAACCACTGAAAGGAATAACAGCTAATTATATCGCTTCATATCTTACACAGCTTATAGAGTGGAACCCTCTTTTTTGTGAAAGTGATCTTGGTGAAAGCACACCATTACCAGTTTCACTCCAGCAAAAAGATTTAAAAATGCAATACTCAACACAAACACCATATAGTGCAGCAGCACTTTACAATATATTTATATTGAAAAGAACCGCTCAAGATATAATGGAAATATTTGAGCAACTTGCACAAGAAGCGGCGCAAAGGTGCAATGATGCCTATCGAGCAATTTGCCGGCGTGAACAAATTGAAGGTGTTGGTAATGTTAGAGTATTGAGATATGAGAATTTAGTTGAGCATGCTGTAGAGAAGTTCGGAACAACGTTTATTAAACAAATAAAGAGGGAAATACTCGAGAATCCTGAATGGGATGAACGGGAAAAGTCGATCAGAATTGCTGATAAATTGATGATTCAATGCCAAGAACTAGCTCCGGCTATCATATTATTATTTGCACCGCCATATTACCCAGCTGTCAATTCGTCAAATGATCCGTTAATTATTAAATCTGTGCAATTAATGAAGGAGGCTGCAAGCAAGTTTGAGTTGGAACTTAGTCAAATTCACTACTTTAATGGGATTTGTGATTTAAGTTATGTTCAATATAAAGATGATGCAGATGGTTTAACGATTTTTGAAAGGAATGCACCTGTCTGGGGAGATTCTTACACAATCCCGTTTGGAGAGATGCTCCAACTTCAAGCACCGGTTCTCAATATAGGGCCATTTGGCAAAGATGCACATCAACGTACGGAGCGTCTCCATATAGATAGTGGTTTTATTCATACTCCATTCATGCTTGAAAGCTTAATAAAGAGTATGTTTTTTAGTAAGCTGGAGAATGTCTGTTAA
- a CDS encoding FUSC family protein, which yields MITLGPRALKTGISVTLALYICYFFGLEPAVFAAIAAVFSMQPSIYRTWRQMLDQLMTNTFGAIIALLAVKFLDQTPLTIGVVLIFVILISLKLKMEGNIISLTIVTVLAIMTAPGNEDWLYALNRFTIMMIGIFTAFLINALLFPPKFKQIYYQKVQEAFQTLSLLLRTAISDELTEKTFKENWAMLIKSREKLEEQYKIFDEEREKMAKINPLNVREIVVFKQMLKTIKQGEAVLEVIDEHYFQSKTNDEENQLFDQFLEHLIKCHEYYLLKYEGKVKIEDSDTISINEEELKLFFEKLLNNYKEDPDNKMRIISVGVSVFEYAFQLQRFNKLLDSYLKKTIL from the coding sequence GTGATTACTTTAGGTCCTAGAGCACTAAAGACGGGGATATCAGTTACACTTGCTTTATATATTTGTTATTTCTTTGGATTAGAGCCGGCTGTTTTTGCTGCAATTGCAGCTGTTTTTTCAATGCAGCCTTCTATTTATCGAACATGGAGACAAATGCTTGATCAGTTAATGACAAATACATTTGGCGCGATTATTGCTTTATTAGCAGTAAAGTTTTTGGATCAAACACCTCTTACGATAGGTGTTGTCTTAATATTTGTTATTTTAATTAGTTTGAAACTTAAAATGGAAGGCAACATCATTTCCCTTACAATAGTGACTGTTTTAGCAATCATGACTGCTCCTGGGAATGAGGATTGGTTGTATGCATTGAATCGTTTTACGATTATGATGATCGGAATTTTTACTGCATTTCTTATCAATGCCTTATTATTTCCACCAAAATTTAAACAAATTTATTATCAAAAAGTACAGGAAGCATTTCAGACATTATCCTTGCTGCTTAGAACAGCCATTTCAGATGAACTAACCGAAAAAACATTTAAAGAAAACTGGGCAATGTTAATAAAGAGTAGAGAAAAACTCGAGGAACAATACAAAATATTCGATGAAGAACGAGAGAAAATGGCTAAAATAAATCCTTTGAATGTGAGAGAAATAGTCGTGTTCAAACAAATGTTGAAGACAATAAAGCAAGGTGAAGCTGTATTGGAAGTGATTGATGAACATTACTTTCAAAGTAAAACAAACGATGAAGAGAATCAGCTATTTGATCAGTTTCTCGAACATCTCATTAAATGCCATGAGTATTATTTGTTGAAATATGAAGGAAAAGTAAAAATTGAAGATTCTGATACGATCTCAATAAACGAAGAAGAACTAAAGCTATTTTTTGAAAAACTCTTAAATAACTACAAAGAAGACCCAGATAATAAAATGAGAATTATATCAGTTGGAGTTTCAGTATTTGAGTATGCTTTTCAATTACAAAGATTTAATAAACTATTGGATAGTTATTTAAAGAAAACCATTTTATGA
- the crcB gene encoding fluoride efflux transporter CrcB has translation MIWLIGLGGSLGAALRFLFGSFISNRTKRMYPFPMGTWLINISGSFLLGIIANLHHSNQLSDWAWYFIGVGFCGAYTTFSTFGYETITLIYSNKIKIAILYVVSSFGLGVISAAIGFFFIPS, from the coding sequence ATGATTTGGTTAATAGGACTAGGTGGATCTTTAGGTGCGGCTTTAAGATTTTTATTTGGCAGTTTTATTAGTAACAGAACAAAGAGAATGTATCCATTTCCAATGGGTACATGGCTTATTAATATTTCAGGATCATTTTTACTTGGCATAATTGCTAATTTGCATCATTCAAATCAACTATCTGATTGGGCTTGGTACTTTATCGGGGTGGGATTTTGTGGAGCATATACAACCTTTTCAACATTTGGATACGAGACAATCACGCTTATATACTCAAATAAAATAAAAATAGCCATCCTTTATGTCGTATCATCATTTGGATTAGGGGTTATTTCCGCTGCAATTGGTTTCTTTTTCATTCCTTCCTAA
- the crcB gene encoding fluoride efflux transporter CrcB yields MSLLFVIIGGFLGTICRYSVGEWLYTENGFPLATLSVNLIGCFILGWFLTFVNHRKTINPAYTFIFGTGFIGSFTTFSTFSVETIQLFLKGLYVTALVYVLSTMILGLLLTFLGSKVALLNRKRGDTV; encoded by the coding sequence ATGTCTTTATTATTCGTGATAATTGGTGGGTTTTTAGGTACTATTTGCAGATATTCTGTTGGAGAATGGCTATACACTGAAAATGGATTTCCGTTAGCAACACTTTCTGTTAATCTTATCGGTTGTTTTATTCTAGGGTGGTTTTTAACATTTGTTAATCACAGAAAAACAATAAACCCAGCATATACCTTTATTTTTGGAACAGGATTTATCGGTTCCTTTACAACATTCTCAACATTTTCAGTAGAGACCATTCAATTGTTCCTAAAGGGACTTTATGTTACTGCACTGGTTTATGTGCTCTCAACAATGATACTTGGTCTACTATTAACCTTCTTAGGCAGTAAAGTAGCTCTTTTAAATCGAAAAAGAGGTGATACTGTATGA